In Yersinia enterocolitica subsp. enterocolitica, one DNA window encodes the following:
- the treC gene encoding alpha,alpha-phosphotrehalase codes for MNNPIPWWQNGVIYQIYPKSFQDSTGNGYGDLAGVTQRLDYLQKLGVDAIWLTPVYVSPQVDNGYDVADYCAIDPAYGTLDDFKHLVEQAHQRGIRIVMDMVFNHTSTEHAWFKASTDRNSPYRQFYIWRDGEGDNLPNNWRSKFGGNAWQWHADSGQYYLHLFATEQADLNWEHQPVRDELKKVCEFWADIGVDGLRLDVINLVSKQQDFPDDFDGDGRRFYTDGPRIHEFLQEMSRDVFQPRGLMTVGEMSSTRLEHCQRYAALGGDELSMTFNFHHLKVDYLNGEKWSLMQPDRVELKQIFNQWQQGMHNRAWNALFWCNHDQPRIVSRFGDEGALRLPAAKMLAMVLHGMQGTPYIYQGEEIGMTNPNFSSIDQYRDVESLNMFAELSAKGRDADQLLAILATKSRDNGRTPMQWDRSHNAGFSQGTPWIEPCSNYGEINVDAALADADSVFYAYQFLIALRKQHDVFTFGDYQDLCPQHPDLWCYLRSWQGKQLLVVANLSGEPQQWQPEDIDLDGHWQLLMSSYGESAFQPQAMQLRAYEGIYWIRD; via the coding sequence ATGAATAATCCTATCCCTTGGTGGCAAAACGGCGTCATCTATCAGATTTACCCGAAGAGTTTTCAGGACAGCACCGGTAATGGTTACGGTGATCTGGCGGGGGTGACGCAGCGGTTGGATTATCTGCAAAAACTCGGTGTTGATGCTATCTGGCTGACGCCGGTTTATGTTTCGCCGCAGGTGGACAATGGTTATGACGTGGCGGATTACTGCGCCATTGATCCGGCTTATGGCACTCTGGATGATTTTAAACATCTGGTGGAACAAGCCCATCAGCGTGGTATTCGTATTGTAATGGATATGGTGTTCAACCATACATCCACTGAACATGCCTGGTTTAAAGCATCAACAGACCGCAACAGCCCTTACCGCCAGTTTTATATTTGGCGTGATGGTGAGGGTGACAATTTGCCGAATAATTGGCGCTCTAAATTTGGCGGCAATGCCTGGCAATGGCACGCGGACAGTGGTCAATATTATCTGCATTTATTTGCCACAGAGCAGGCTGATCTCAATTGGGAACATCAACCGGTCCGCGATGAACTGAAAAAAGTGTGTGAGTTTTGGGCTGATATTGGCGTAGATGGCTTACGTCTGGATGTGATCAATTTGGTGTCCAAACAGCAAGATTTTCCCGATGATTTTGACGGTGATGGTCGCCGTTTCTATACCGATGGCCCACGTATCCACGAATTTTTGCAAGAAATGAGCCGCGATGTGTTTCAGCCGCGCGGCCTGATGACGGTGGGGGAGATGTCTTCCACCCGCCTTGAGCATTGTCAGCGTTATGCTGCATTGGGCGGTGATGAACTGTCGATGACCTTTAATTTCCATCATTTGAAAGTGGATTATCTCAATGGTGAGAAATGGTCGCTGATGCAACCGGATCGTGTCGAACTTAAGCAGATTTTTAACCAGTGGCAGCAGGGGATGCATAATCGTGCCTGGAATGCGCTGTTCTGGTGCAACCATGACCAGCCGCGCATCGTCTCGCGCTTTGGTGATGAAGGTGCGCTGCGCTTACCTGCCGCTAAAATGCTGGCGATGGTGCTGCACGGTATGCAGGGCACGCCGTATATTTATCAGGGCGAAGAGATTGGAATGACCAATCCAAACTTCAGCTCTATTGATCAATACCGTGATGTTGAAAGCCTGAATATGTTTGCCGAATTAAGTGCAAAAGGCCGCGATGCTGATCAGTTATTAGCAATTTTGGCGACTAAATCTCGTGATAATGGTCGTACCCCGATGCAATGGGATCGCAGCCATAATGCCGGTTTTAGCCAAGGAACCCCGTGGATTGAGCCTTGCAGTAACTATGGCGAGATTAACGTCGATGCCGCGCTGGCTGATGCTGATTCGGTATTTTATGCCTATCAATTTCTGATAGCCCTGCGCAAGCAACATGATGTGTTCACTTTTGGTGACTATCAGGATCTTTGCCCGCAGCACCCAGATTTATGGTGTTATTTACGTAGTTGGCAAGGTAAGCAACTGCTGGTGGTGGCGAATCTAAGTGGTGAGCCGCAACAATGGCAGCCAGAGGATATCGATCTGGATGGTCACTGGCAGTTGCTGATGAGCAGCTATGGCGAAAGCGCTTTCCAGCCGCAGGCCATGCAATTGCGCGCCTATGAGGGGATTTATTGGATTAGGGATTGA